A region of Esox lucius isolate fEsoLuc1 chromosome 3, fEsoLuc1.pri, whole genome shotgun sequence DNA encodes the following proteins:
- the prpf4ba gene encoding serine/threonine-protein kinase PRP4 homolog isoform X1 yields MKMAAMDFISGDSERNQAGEDPGTSERSYNEDEDEGLSDGDEEGGSVGKVASSTSKLGIVASSAKAKKRKHKHRSKHKRHKHPSPEDKERRHKHRHKHKRRKRKDGPSTEGFPPSGNSDAPLYSTSTKQPGLEDDEMTLLEELEKQRALIQAELDGELTEGGRGFILQGYQSGEEEEEEEEGEGEGSGGYQREWVHNGQPWRRDATGASSDLQTAKDTARVGRESTDPAKATQGSPCKNARKSGTDVKTKVVTRGSSTSRDCDRRRHSRSAECFKEKARASKSPAGSRRHTPPAQGREAPSQEPSGSNRKSPGQSNDSKARRPDTEGDVDRKDAKEASSGKENRSPCLRERLPVPTLRQSTSPSQRREPRESSSGPQAAERRARSPPPLRVGHSRSPESRRREMRISPGRIRSQEEAGGRRAASPGLGARRRFSRSPFKRRSRSPRRHSRSPIRRRSMDRDRLARRSSWRSRSQERKQRRSRDREDKFKGSLSEGMRVDKDDSEDEIVSCNRLEDFDLDEEDEEALIEQRRLQRLAIIQKYKGGNEDSNLSAPSEPSSPQSSPRSRSPSPDDILERVAADVKEYERENVNTFEENIKAKHNLIEPGRDGKYGTNLKKLSAPDMFTESDDMFIAYFDNARLRAAGIGKDFKENPNLRDNWTDAEGYYRLNIGEILDKRYSVYGYTGQGVFSNVIRARDVARTSQDVAIKIIRNNELMQKTGLKELDFLKKLNDADPDDKFHCLRLFRHFYHKQHLCLVFEPLSMNLREVLKKYGKDVGLHIKAVRSYSQQLFLALKLLKRCNILHADIKPDNILVNESKTILKLCDFGSASHVAENDITPYLVSRFYRAPEIIIGKPYDYGIDMWSVGCTLYELYTGKILFPGKTNNHMIKLAMDLKGKMPNKMIRKGVFKDQHFDQNLNFLYTEVDKVTEREKVTVMSTINPTKELLSDMVGCQRLPEDQRKKVAQLKDLLDRTLMLDPAKRISINQALQHPYIQEKIF; encoded by the exons ATGAAAATGGCTGCCATGGACTTTATAAGTGGTGACAGCGAGAGGAACCAAGC TGGAGAGGACCCAGGGACCTCTGAGAGAAGTTATAATGAAGACGAAGACGAGGGGCTGTCAGATGGAGATGAGGAAGGGGGCAGTGTCGGGAAGGTCGCCTCCAGTACCTCAAAGCTCGGCATTGTTGCAAGCTCTGCCAAGGCTAAGAAGAGGAAACACAAGCACCGCAGCAAACACAAGCGCCACAAGCACCCCTCCCCCGAGGACAAAGAACGTCGCCACAAGCACCGGCACAAGCACAAGAGGCGCAAGCGCAAAGACGGCCCATCGACCGAAGGATTCCCCCCAAGTGGGAACAGCGATGCACCCCTGTACTCCACCTCCACCAAGCAGCCAGGACTGGAAGACGACGAGATGACGCTTCTAGAGGAGCTGGAGAAACAGAGGGCCTTGATCCAAGCCGAGCTCGATGGTGAACTGACTGAGGGGGGTAGGGGGTTCATCCTCCAGGGCTACCAgtctggggaggaggaggaggaggaggaggagggggagggggagggaagtGGGGGGTATCAGAGGGAATGGGTACACAATGGGcagccgtggcgcagggacgcGACAGGGGCCAGTTCAGACTTGCAGACAGCTAAGGACACCGCTAGAGTCGGACGAGAGTCGACGGACCCCGCGAAAGCTACTCAGGGCAGTCCCTGTAAAAACGCCAGGAAGAGCGGGACAGACGTGAAGACCAAGGTTGTGACGAGAGGAAGTAGCACGTCCAGGGATTGCGACAGACGGAGACATTCTAGGAGTGCGGAGTGCTTCAAAGAAAAGGCGCGTGCATCCAAGTCTCCCGCCGGCTCTAGGAGACACACCCCGCCAGCTCAAGGCAGAGAAGCCCCAAGCCAGGAGCCCAGCGGCAGCAACCGCAAGTCACCCGGGCAGTCCAACGATTCCAAGGCCAGACGGCCGGACACAGAAGGGGACGTGGACCGGAAAGATGCCAAGGAGGCTTCTTCTGGAAAGGAGAACCGCTCTCCTTGCCTTCGGGAGAGACTGCCAGTCCCCACCCTGAGGCAGAGCACATCCCCGTCACAGCGCCGGGAACCGCGGGAGTCCTCTTCGGGCCCCCAGGCAGCTGAGCGGAGGGCCAGGTCACCGCCACCGCTCAGAGTAGGCCACTCACGCTCCCCGGAGAGTcgaaggagagagatgaggatCTCCCCTGGGAG GATTCGGAGCCAAGAGGAAGCAGGAGGCCGCAGGGCAGCTAGCCCAGGGCTCGGGGCCCGGCGGAGGTTCAGCCGTTCACCTTTTAAGAGGAGGTCTCGCTCTCCCAGGAGACATAGCAGGTCTCCAATCAGGAGGAG GTCGATGGACCGAGACAGGCTGGCACGGAGGTCCAGCTGGAGGTCCAGATCCCAGGAGCGAAAGCAGAGACGGAGCCGGGACAGAGAAGACAAGTTCAAGGGCAGCCTGTCTGAGGGAATGAGGGTCGACAAGGACGACTCTGAAGACGAGAT TGTGTCCTGTAACAGGCTGGAAGACTTTGACTTGgatgaggaggacgaggaggccCTCATCGAACAGAGGAGGCTACAGCGCCTCGCCATCATACAG AAGTACAAGGGAGGAAACGAGGACAGTAACCTGTCCGCTCCGTCTGAGCCCAGCAGCCCCCAGAGCAGCCCGCGCAGCCGATCGCCctcgcccgacgacatcctggAGCGTGTAGCGGCCGACGTCAAAGAGTATGAGCGGGAGAATGTCAACACGTTCGAGGAGAACATCAAGGCCAAGCACAACCTCATCGAACCCGGGAGGgatggtaaat ATGGGACCAACTTGAAAAAACTATCTGCCCCCGATATGTTCACCGAATCAGATGACATGTTCATCGCCTACTTTGAC AATGCAAGGCTTCGAGCTGCAGGCATCGGGAAAGACTTCAAGGAAAACCCCAACCTCCGGGACAACTGGACCGATGCAGAGGGCTACTACC GACTTAACATCGGGGAGATCCTGGACAAGCGGTACAGTGTGTACGGCTACACGGGTCAGGGCGTGTTCAGCAACGTCATACGAGCCCGAGATGTGGCTCGAACTAGCCAGGACGTGGCCATCAAGATCATCCGCAATAACGAGCTCAT GCAGAAGACCGGCCTCAAGGAGCTGGACTTCCTGAAGAAACTCAACGATGCCGACCCGGATGACAAGTTCCACTGCCTGCGCCTCTTCCGACACTTCTACCACAAGCAGCACCTCTGCCTGGTCTTTGAGCCTCTCAG caTGAACCTCCGCGAGGTGCTGAAGAAGTATGGCAAAGACGTGGGCCTCCACATCAAGGCAGTACGCTCTTACAGCCAGCAGCTCTTCCTGGCTCTGAAGCTGCTCAAACGCTGCAACATTCTGCACGCCGACATCAAGCCCGATAACATCCTG GTCAACGAGTCGAAAACCATCCTGAAGTTGTGCGACTTCGGTTCGGCGTCCCACGTGGCCGAGAATGACATCACCCCCTACTTGGTCAGCCGGTTTTACCGGGCGCCGGAGATTA TCATAGGGAAGCCGTACGACTACGGCATCGATATGTGGTCCGTGGGCTGCACCCTGTACGAGCTGTACACCGGCAAGATCCTCTTCCCGGGAAAGACCAACAACCACATGATCAAACTGGCCATGGACCTCAAGGGCAAGATGCCCAACAAG ATGATCAGGAAAGGCGTGTTCAAGGACCAACACTTTGACCAGAACCTCAACTTCCTGTACACTGAAGTGGACAAGGTTACTGAACGG GAGAAGGTGACAGTGATGAGCACCATCAACCCTACCAAGGAGCTGCTGTCCGACATGGTGGGCTGCCAGCGTCTCCCCGAGGACCAGCGCAAGAAGGTGGCCCAGCTCAAGGACCTGTTGGACCGAACCCTCATGCTGGACCCGGCCAAGCGGATCAGCATCAACCAGGCCCTGCAGCACCCCTACATCCAGGAGAAGATCTTCTAA